The Paracoccus seriniphilus genome includes a window with the following:
- a CDS encoding substrate-binding periplasmic protein, with amino-acid sequence MKNVVSTGLAAISLLAATQAVAQDCTPQHQVTTVDEGFLTIAAPTFPPFSTPLSEDDVTGIDGEIVKEIAARECLKIKVEQVEYATAIPYVVSGRADLAIGNFYRTAERGKVVDMSLPLYIDQMGLFSRDGVATVSGLEGRPVGTVQGYLWVNELKKILGDDLRLYNNYVALYQDLESSRIEVAIDGMAIGTAAQQGGALTDIKLVVTEPDERVAASVAPPQAGLPMAKGNDDLLGAINEIVTDLHDSGRLTEIMVEFGMPGTATDVGEPRLVQ; translated from the coding sequence ATGAAAAATGTCGTTTCAACCGGTCTTGCCGCGATCTCGCTTCTGGCGGCAACGCAGGCCGTCGCCCAGGATTGCACGCCGCAGCATCAGGTCACGACCGTCGATGAGGGCTTTCTGACCATCGCCGCGCCGACGTTCCCGCCCTTTTCGACGCCGCTGAGCGAAGATGACGTGACCGGGATCGACGGCGAGATCGTCAAGGAAATCGCCGCGCGCGAATGCCTGAAGATCAAGGTCGAACAGGTCGAATATGCCACCGCCATTCCCTATGTCGTATCCGGGCGCGCCGATCTTGCCATCGGCAATTTCTACCGCACGGCGGAAAGGGGCAAGGTCGTCGACATGTCCCTGCCGCTGTATATCGACCAGATGGGGCTGTTTTCACGTGATGGCGTGGCGACGGTTTCCGGGCTCGAGGGCCGTCCGGTCGGCACCGTTCAGGGTTATCTCTGGGTGAATGAGCTCAAGAAGATCCTTGGCGATGATCTGCGCCTGTATAACAACTATGTCGCGCTGTATCAGGATCTTGAATCCAGCCGCATCGAGGTCGCCATCGACGGCATGGCCATCGGCACGGCGGCCCAGCAGGGCGGTGCGCTGACGGACATCAAGCTTGTGGTCACCGAACCCGACGAACGCGTGGCGGCCTCGGTCGCGCCGCCGCAGGCAGGGCTGCCGATGGCCAAGGGCAATGACGATCTGCTGGGTGCGATCAACGAGATTGTCACCGATCTGCATGACTCGGGCCGTTTGACGGAAATCATGGTCGAATTCGGCATGCCGGGCACCGCCACGGATGTCGGCGAACCACGGCTGGTCCAGTAA
- a CDS encoding amino acid ABC transporter permease, whose translation MSTILSQGGDWLPDLVSGLKVSVMVTMVSLLIGLPFGFLLSLGVMSKSRMSNALALVVVEIGRGAPSLVLLQFAYFGLPSAGLTLSSFGASVVALSWTTAAYTSEIIRAGLQSVPAGQREAAMAVGLNRMDMMRFVIMPQGLKIAIPALLGFAILIFQTTSLCFAIALPELTSKAYEIGANTFQYLPALVLAGLLYLMVCIPMTMIVHWIENRRKY comes from the coding sequence ATCTCGACGATTCTGTCACAAGGCGGAGACTGGCTGCCCGACCTGGTTTCCGGTCTGAAGGTGAGCGTGATGGTCACCATGGTCAGCCTGCTGATCGGCCTGCCCTTCGGCTTTCTGCTGTCCCTGGGCGTGATGTCGAAATCACGCATGTCCAATGCGCTGGCGCTGGTGGTGGTTGAAATCGGTCGCGGGGCACCCTCGCTGGTGCTGTTGCAATTCGCCTATTTCGGCCTGCCCTCGGCCGGGCTGACGCTCAGTTCCTTTGGGGCCAGCGTTGTCGCGCTCAGCTGGACAACGGCGGCCTATACCAGCGAGATCATCCGTGCCGGGCTGCAATCGGTGCCGGCGGGCCAGCGCGAGGCCGCGATGGCCGTGGGACTTAACCGCATGGACATGATGCGTTTCGTGATCATGCCGCAGGGGCTGAAGATTGCCATTCCCGCGCTGCTGGGCTTTGCCATCCTGATCTTTCAGACCACCTCGCTGTGCTTTGCCATTGCTTTGCCGGAACTGACCAGCAAGGCCTATGAAATTGGGGCCAATACGTTCCAATACCTGCCGGCCCTGGTTCTTGCCGGGCTGCTGTATCTGATGGTCTGCATTCCGATGACGATGATCGTTCATTGGATTGAAAACCGCAGGAAATACTAA
- a CDS encoding amino acid ABC transporter permease yields MAEILGKILSGLPWTIALTLLSLLAGMLLGVPMMMARVSRMAWLRFLSASVITFIRSIPPIVWLFVIFFGVGSGYLRIDPFPAAVIGMGLISSAYMAEIYRGALLSIHAGQWEGAAALGVSRTRIWTQIILPQLFRVALPAIATFAIGLLKDSAIASTIGVKEMTFVANQQAMATYRGLEVFSMVALAYIVISLPVAWATRELSSRMQKKVSR; encoded by the coding sequence ATGGCAGAGATTCTTGGAAAAATCCTCAGCGGGCTGCCCTGGACCATTGCCCTGACGCTGCTGTCGCTGCTGGCGGGCATGTTGCTGGGCGTGCCGATGATGATGGCGCGGGTATCGCGCATGGCCTGGCTGCGCTTTCTCAGCGCATCGGTGATCACCTTCATCCGCTCGATCCCGCCCATCGTCTGGCTGTTCGTCATCTTCTTCGGGGTGGGCAGCGGCTATCTGCGCATCGATCCCTTTCCGGCCGCGGTCATCGGGATGGGGCTGATTTCATCCGCCTATATGGCCGAGATATATCGCGGTGCCCTGCTGTCGATCCATGCAGGGCAATGGGAAGGCGCTGCCGCGCTGGGGGTCAGCCGCACGCGCATCTGGACCCAGATCATCCTGCCGCAGCTGTTCCGCGTGGCGCTGCCTGCCATTGCGACCTTTGCGATCGGCCTGCTGAAGGATTCAGCCATCGCATCGACCATCGGAGTGAAAGAGATGACCTTTGTCGCCAACCAGCAGGCCATGGCCACCTATCGCGGTCTGGAAGTCTTCAGCATGGTTGCGCTGGCCTATATCGTGATCAGCCTGCCGGTCGCCTGGGCCACCCGCGAACTCAGCAGCCGCATGCAGAAAAAGGTGTCCAGATGA
- a CDS encoding amino acid ABC transporter ATP-binding protein, giving the protein MSKNEKSLVRVDSLSKSFGTLEVLSGIDLDVKSGEVLAIIGPSGSGKSTLLRCLNFLETPDSGAIEVADVRIDAQNHPSQREILQLRRMAGMVFQSFNLFPHMTVLENVSFAQKRVAGKSQAEADARSIELLRRVGLEAKAAEYPHRCSGGQQQRIAIARALALNPKVMLFDEPTSALDPELGLEVLSVMRELADEGMTMIVVTHEMHFAESVSDHVMIMADGKIIEYGPSAEIMRNPQTERAQRFLHAVRDR; this is encoded by the coding sequence TTGTCGAAAAACGAAAAATCGCTTGTTCGGGTGGATTCGCTAAGCAAGAGCTTTGGCACCCTTGAGGTTCTTAGCGGAATCGATCTGGACGTGAAATCCGGCGAGGTCCTGGCCATCATCGGACCCAGTGGCTCGGGCAAGAGCACGTTGCTGCGCTGCCTGAACTTTCTTGAAACCCCGGACAGCGGCGCCATCGAAGTGGCCGATGTCCGCATCGACGCCCAGAACCACCCCAGCCAGCGCGAGATCCTGCAGTTGCGGCGCATGGCGGGCATGGTGTTTCAGTCCTTCAACCTGTTTCCACATATGACGGTTCTTGAAAACGTCAGCTTTGCGCAAAAGCGCGTGGCGGGGAAATCGCAGGCCGAGGCGGATGCGCGCTCGATCGAATTGCTGCGCCGCGTCGGGCTGGAGGCGAAGGCCGCAGAATATCCCCATCGCTGCTCGGGCGGTCAGCAACAGCGCATCGCCATTGCCCGCGCCCTGGCGCTGAACCCCAAGGTCATGCTGTTTGACGAGCCGACCTCGGCGCTGGACCCCGAACTGGGGCTGGAGGTGCTGTCGGTGATGCGCGAACTGGCCGATGAGGGCATGACCATGATCGTCGTGACCCACGAGATGCATTTCGCCGAAAGCGTATCGGATCATGTGATGATCATGGCGGATGGCAAGATCATCGAATATGGCCCCAGTGCCGAAATCATGCGCAACCCGCAGACCGAACGTGCGCAGCGCTTCCTTCATGCGGTCAGGGACCGGTGA
- a CDS encoding SDR family NAD(P)-dependent oxidoreductase: MQGLSVVIVGGGAGLGALIARMAVENGAAALGIIDINAEAAQEALAPAREAGIPAAFAACDIRTADAAHAALNKVADELGGIDTLVNSAAIYPRKPILEITDADWDASNAINVKGSYHMMVAAIRRMQGQDPKGHVRGRIVNITSVDAFKAHPQNAHYAATKAAVVSLTRSMAQEVAPDGILVNSVAPAGMATQKARELGFLGELAKASPLGRGGEPQEMAEWVLMAGGPKNTYMTGENIIVSGGYIYA, translated from the coding sequence ATGCAGGGACTTTCAGTCGTAATCGTTGGCGGCGGCGCCGGTTTGGGTGCCCTGATCGCGCGCATGGCGGTCGAAAATGGCGCAGCGGCGCTTGGCATCATCGACATCAACGCCGAGGCCGCGCAAGAGGCGCTGGCCCCCGCGCGCGAGGCAGGCATTCCGGCGGCCTTCGCGGCCTGCGACATCCGCACGGCGGATGCGGCCCATGCCGCGCTGAACAAGGTCGCGGATGAACTGGGTGGGATCGACACGCTGGTCAATTCGGCGGCGATCTATCCGCGCAAGCCGATCCTTGAAATCACCGATGCGGATTGGGATGCCTCGAACGCGATCAACGTCAAGGGCAGCTATCACATGATGGTGGCCGCGATCCGGCGCATGCAGGGCCAGGACCCCAAGGGGCATGTCCGCGGGCGGATCGTCAACATCACCTCGGTCGATGCCTTCAAGGCGCATCCGCAAAACGCCCATTACGCCGCCACCAAGGCCGCCGTGGTCAGCCTGACGCGCAGCATGGCGCAAGAGGTCGCCCCCGATGGCATTCTGGTGAATTCCGTGGCCCCCGCCGGCATGGCCACGCAAAAGGCCCGCGAACTGGGCTTTCTGGGCGAACTGGCCAAGGCCAGCCCGCTTGGCCGGGGCGGAGAGCCTCAGGAAATGGCCGAATGGGTTCTGATGGCTGGTGGCCCCAAGAACACCTATATGACCGGCGAAAACATCATCGTCTCTGGCGGCTATATCTACGCCTGA
- a CDS encoding SDR family oxidoreductase, producing the protein MTQALVTGATSGIGRAIALTLHQAGHEVIAVGRRAEALAELEAQGIKGLQLDLADPAAMDALAGLTPDILINNAGMMPPMVNFCDLPEEEITRAITVNLTSAMQVTRAIAPGMRQRGRGHIFFTGSTAGHAPFANLAVYCATKAAIGGFAQALRLDLAPHDVRVTEIVAGRVESGLYRDLLSEEARAKMYAGNTAVQPQDVAEMVLSIWNLPRAVDVARFDILPTYQATSTGAQDKK; encoded by the coding sequence ATGACTCAGGCATTGGTAACAGGCGCCACCAGCGGAATTGGTCGGGCGATTGCATTGACGCTGCATCAGGCGGGGCATGAGGTGATTGCCGTGGGACGGCGCGCCGAAGCACTGGCCGAACTGGAGGCACAGGGCATCAAGGGCTTGCAGCTTGACCTGGCCGATCCGGCGGCCATGGACGCGCTGGCCGGGCTGACCCCCGACATCCTGATCAACAACGCGGGCATGATGCCGCCGATGGTGAATTTCTGCGATCTTCCGGAGGAAGAGATCACCCGCGCCATCACCGTCAATCTGACCTCGGCCATGCAGGTGACGCGGGCCATTGCGCCGGGCATGCGCCAGCGGGGCAGGGGGCATATCTTCTTTACCGGATCGACCGCAGGTCATGCGCCCTTTGCCAATCTGGCGGTCTATTGCGCCACCAAGGCGGCCATTGGCGGCTTTGCCCAGGCCCTGCGGCTGGATCTGGCCCCGCATGATGTCCGCGTGACCGAGATTGTTGCCGGGCGCGTCGAAAGCGGCCTGTATCGCGATCTGCTGTCCGAGGAAGCCCGCGCAAAGATGTATGCGGGCAATACCGCCGTGCAGCCGCAGGATGTGGCCGAGATGGTGTTGTCGATCTGGAATTTGCCGCGCGCCGTGGATGTCGCGCGGTTCGATATTCTTCCCACGTATCAGGCGACCTCGACGGGCGCTCAGGACAAGAAGTAA
- a CDS encoding LysR substrate-binding domain-containing protein, with protein sequence MSDRPFRLPPLNALRVFHTAVRHRSFRSAADDLLVTPQAVSQQIKLLEETLGLELFERKGRVIEPNEQAILLAHYVQSAFEEMEEGVRRVTKVGRRNRINVNASPYFATRYLLDRIAKFRETLTDSDLRLTTMVELPDFVADDVDVAIQWGYGSWKPYESTLLMYDYKEICCTPDIARKMASPEDLASQALLHPVLSDRLWPDVLSHLGLSAEVSQAAIRFQDAATMRRATVAGLGVGLISTIDADEDLKLGKLVAPFGRGIMRDMAREHVPGFYLVLPRAHRRVSSIAAFCKWIAAEDWAKG encoded by the coding sequence ATGAGCGACCGCCCCTTTCGCCTGCCGCCGCTGAATGCGTTGCGGGTGTTTCACACCGCCGTGCGTCATCGCAGCTTTCGCAGTGCGGCCGACGATCTGCTGGTGACACCGCAGGCCGTCAGCCAGCAGATCAAGCTGCTGGAGGAAACCCTCGGGCTGGAGCTGTTCGAACGCAAGGGCCGCGTCATCGAACCGAATGAGCAGGCGATCCTGCTGGCACATTATGTCCAGTCTGCCTTCGAGGAAATGGAAGAAGGCGTGCGCCGGGTCACCAAGGTCGGGCGGCGCAACCGCATCAATGTGAATGCCAGCCCCTATTTCGCGACGCGATACCTGCTTGATCGGATTGCGAAATTTCGCGAAACCCTGACCGATTCCGACCTGCGGCTGACGACCATGGTCGAACTGCCGGATTTCGTGGCCGATGATGTCGATGTCGCGATTCAATGGGGCTATGGCAGCTGGAAGCCCTATGAATCCACGCTGCTGATGTATGACTACAAGGAAATCTGCTGCACGCCCGACATTGCCCGCAAGATGGCCTCTCCCGAAGACCTGGCAAGCCAGGCGCTGTTGCATCCGGTCCTGTCGGATCGGCTCTGGCCGGATGTGCTGTCCCATCTGGGACTGTCGGCCGAGGTCTCGCAGGCGGCGATCCGCTTTCAGGATGCCGCAACCATGCGCCGGGCCACGGTGGCCGGGCTGGGCGTCGGGCTGATCTCGACCATAGATGCCGATGAGGATTTGAAGCTGGGCAAGCTGGTCGCCCCATTCGGTCGCGGGATCATGCGGGACATGGCACGCGAACATGTGCCGGGTTTCTATCTGGTCCTGCCACGGGCACATCGCCGGGTCAGCTCGATTGCCGCCTTCTGCAAATGGATCGCTGCGGAAGACTGGGCAAAGGGCTGA
- a CDS encoding NAD(P)/FAD-dependent oxidoreductase, protein MNDSYDVVIIGGAVIGSAVAYFLTANPDFNGSVLVVERDPSYQKAATSLSSSSIRVQFSNPINVRISQYGSEFIRNFAQTMQVASEPEPDLNFHPGGYLFLANTEEQARTLRENHEVQRACGADVVLWNQEELARAFPHLNVDDILLASYGNSGEGWFNNTGLMYGFKAKAREQGAEYVTDEVVAIGRDGDSVTTVTLKSGAVIKAGNIVNAAGPRAALAARMAGLDVPVEPRKRSLFVFDCAQTPEGSATVNEGRLPLMIDPSGVFCRPEGRYFLSGCPPVEDPAVDWDDFEPRYDEFEEIIWPALAERATAFEAIKVVNQWAGHYDFNTLDHNLIVGPHPEVKNFIYANGYSGHGLQQGPAAGRAVSELIIYGGFRTLDLSEVGYERIVENRPFLEKAVI, encoded by the coding sequence ATGAACGACAGCTATGACGTGGTGATCATTGGCGGGGCGGTGATCGGTTCGGCGGTGGCCTATTTCCTGACCGCCAATCCCGATTTCAACGGCTCGGTCCTGGTCGTGGAACGCGACCCCAGCTATCAGAAGGCGGCGACATCGCTGTCCTCCTCGTCGATCCGGGTGCAGTTCTCGAATCCGATCAATGTCCGCATCAGCCAATATGGCAGCGAGTTCATCCGCAATTTTGCCCAGACCATGCAGGTGGCCTCGGAACCCGAGCCGGACCTGAATTTCCATCCCGGCGGCTATCTGTTCCTGGCCAATACCGAGGAACAGGCCCGCACCCTGCGCGAGAACCACGAGGTTCAGCGTGCTTGCGGGGCGGATGTGGTGCTGTGGAACCAGGAGGAACTGGCGCGCGCCTTTCCCCATCTGAATGTCGATGACATCCTGCTGGCCTCATACGGGAATTCCGGCGAAGGCTGGTTCAACAACACCGGGCTGATGTATGGCTTCAAGGCCAAGGCGCGCGAACAGGGCGCAGAATATGTCACCGATGAGGTCGTGGCCATCGGGCGCGACGGGGACAGCGTGACCACGGTGACGCTGAAGTCGGGTGCGGTGATCAAGGCGGGCAACATCGTGAATGCCGCCGGTCCCCGTGCGGCGCTGGCGGCGCGGATGGCCGGGCTGGATGTTCCGGTCGAGCCGCGCAAGCGCAGCCTGTTCGTCTTTGACTGCGCGCAGACGCCAGAAGGCTCGGCCACGGTCAATGAAGGCCGCCTTCCGCTGATGATCGATCCCTCTGGCGTCTTCTGCCGCCCCGAAGGACGCTATTTCCTGTCGGGCTGTCCCCCGGTCGAGGATCCGGCCGTGGATTGGGATGACTTCGAGCCGCGCTACGATGAATTCGAGGAAATCATCTGGCCGGCGCTGGCCGAACGGGCAACGGCCTTCGAAGCCATCAAGGTGGTCAATCAATGGGCAGGCCACTATGACTTCAACACCCTGGATCACAATCTGATCGTCGGTCCGCATCCCGAAGTGAAAAATTTTATTTACGCCAATGGATATTCGGGGCATGGCCTTCAGCAGGGACCGGCGGCAGGTCGCGCCGTGTCCGAACTGATCATCTATGGTGGCTTCCGGACGCTGGATCTGTCCGAGGTCGGCTATGAACGTATTGTCGAAAATCGGCCTTTCCTGGAAAAGGCGGTCATCTGA
- a CDS encoding NAD-dependent epimerase/dehydratase family protein encodes MTAPRFDTILITGAAGRLGTELRRGLAPLARRLRLADMAEIQDIQPNEEALTFDLSDEAAVHAAIEGVDVIVHFGGAPLERPWEDILNSNIRGSYHIYEGARKHGVTRVIYASSVHAIGYHKLQDHIDANARQRPDSFYGLSKCFVENLGQLYWDKFGIESVALRIFSSFPQPADRRMLWSWLSFDDCVRLVIAALTAPSVGCTISFGLSDNTVKPVDNRLAAHLGFHPEDNTEGYRAAVEASTAPPDPHDPTVQCLGGWFVKLGHPDDEASK; translated from the coding sequence ATGACCGCGCCGCGTTTCGATACCATCCTGATCACCGGTGCCGCAGGGCGGCTGGGCACCGAGTTGCGCCGTGGTCTTGCCCCGCTGGCGCGCAGGCTGCGCCTTGCCGATATGGCCGAAATTCAGGATATCCAGCCCAATGAAGAGGCGCTGACCTTTGATCTGTCCGATGAAGCGGCCGTCCACGCTGCCATCGAGGGCGTCGATGTGATCGTCCATTTCGGTGGCGCACCGCTGGAACGGCCCTGGGAAGATATCCTGAACTCGAATATCCGGGGCAGCTATCACATCTATGAAGGCGCGCGCAAACATGGCGTCACGCGGGTGATCTATGCCTCTTCGGTCCATGCCATCGGCTATCACAAGCTGCAGGATCATATCGACGCCAATGCCCGCCAGCGCCCGGACAGCTTTTACGGGCTGTCCAAATGCTTTGTCGAAAACCTCGGCCAGCTTTACTGGGACAAGTTCGGCATCGAAAGCGTGGCGCTGCGCATCTTTTCCTCTTTCCCGCAACCGGCCGACCGGCGGATGCTGTGGTCATGGCTCAGCTTTGACGATTGTGTCCGGCTGGTCATTGCCGCGCTGACCGCGCCAAGCGTGGGCTGCACCATCTCCTTCGGCCTGTCGGACAACACGGTGAAACCCGTGGACAACCGGCTGGCGGCGCATCTGGGTTTCCATCCCGAGGACAACACCGAGGGCTATCGCGCGGCCGTCGAGGCCAGCACCGCGCCGCCCGATCCCCATGATCCGACCGTGCAATGCCTGGGCGGCTGGTTCGTGAAACTGGGCCATCCTGATGACGAGGCATCGAAATGA
- a CDS encoding pyridoxal phosphate-dependent aminotransferase codes for MSYVAKRLAVVKPSASMAASQAAKALRATGVDVIDLGLGEPDFPTPAHIAQAAHEAALAGETLYTAAAGTPALRQQIALKFQRENGLDCAPEDVVVANGAKQIIFNALMATLDEGDEAILPAPYFVSYPEMVKLLGGVPVVAPCRAENGFRLTPEVLDAAITPRTKWLFLNMPGNPSGAVYSQEELRALGAVLARHPQVLVLSDEIYEHIIFDGREFISWGRACPELKERSLIVNGVAKAYAMTGWRVGYAMGPAPLIKAMNTVQSQSVTSVAAPMQAAALAALSGPQDCIARFREAFQRRRDLVVDRVGQIDGLTLSAPEGAFYAYIGCADLIGRRTPAGEILADDTAVSNYLLKEGHVGSVPGAAYGLSPFFRISTATSDEVLTEALDRIARAVGALETAEVTA; via the coding sequence ATGAGCTATGTGGCAAAACGCCTTGCGGTGGTGAAACCCTCGGCTTCAATGGCCGCCTCGCAGGCCGCCAAGGCGCTGCGGGCAACCGGTGTCGATGTGATCGACCTGGGGCTGGGAGAGCCGGATTTCCCGACCCCTGCCCATATCGCGCAGGCCGCGCATGAGGCCGCGCTGGCGGGCGAGACGCTTTATACAGCCGCCGCGGGCACCCCTGCGCTGCGCCAGCAGATCGCGCTGAAATTCCAGCGCGAGAACGGGCTGGACTGTGCCCCCGAGGATGTCGTGGTGGCCAATGGGGCCAAGCAGATCATCTTCAATGCGCTGATGGCGACGCTGGACGAGGGTGACGAGGCGATCCTGCCCGCGCCCTATTTCGTCAGCTACCCCGAGATGGTCAAGCTGCTGGGCGGCGTTCCGGTTGTCGCGCCTTGTCGGGCGGAAAACGGCTTTCGCCTGACGCCCGAGGTGCTGGATGCCGCGATCACGCCGCGCACGAAATGGCTGTTCCTGAACATGCCGGGCAACCCCTCGGGCGCGGTCTATTCGCAAGAGGAGCTGCGCGCATTGGGTGCGGTTCTGGCCAGGCATCCGCAGGTTCTGGTGCTGTCGGACGAGATCTACGAACATATCATCTTTGACGGACGCGAGTTCATCAGCTGGGGTCGGGCCTGCCCGGAACTGAAAGAGCGCAGCCTGATCGTGAACGGCGTGGCCAAGGCCTATGCCATGACCGGCTGGCGGGTGGGCTATGCCATGGGTCCGGCACCGCTGATCAAGGCGATGAATACCGTGCAAAGCCAAAGCGTGACCTCGGTCGCTGCGCCGATGCAGGCCGCCGCGCTGGCCGCCCTCAGTGGGCCGCAGGATTGCATCGCCCGGTTCCGCGAGGCCTTTCAGCGCCGCCGCGATCTGGTCGTGGATCGCGTCGGGCAGATCGACGGGCTGACCCTGTCGGCCCCGGAGGGTGCCTTCTATGCCTATATCGGTTGCGCTGATCTGATCGGACGGCGCACGCCTGCGGGCGAGATTCTGGCCGATGACACCGCTGTTTCGAATTATCTGCTGAAGGAAGGTCATGTCGGCTCGGTGCCCGGCGCGGCATATGGGCTGTCGCCCTTCTTCCGCATTTCCACTGCCACGTCGGACGAGGTTCTGACCGAGGCCCTTGACCGCATTGCCCGCGCCGTGGGCGCGCTTGAAACCGCAGAGGTGACCGCATGA